GGACATCTATATAAACCAATCAGTAAAAGGCATAGTAAAAAATGAACAGGCCCTTGTTCTTCCTAAACCAAGTGCAGTTAGTTTTTGACTTAGGCCATAACAGCACAAAATTTGTTGCTATAAGTGagtcatttgttaagtgaattttgttccattttacgacctttcttgccacaattgttaaacaaGTAAcatgttattaaatgaatctgacttcctcatTGAGTTTGCTTATCAAGGAGATCACGTGATCCAGGACAACGAATccagaagaagaatcagaattttgatcacgtgatcatggagTTAGATGCAAAACAATCACAAATCAATTTTTTTCACTGATGCaaatttgaacggtcactaagcaaacttGTTAAATTGCAGGCTCCCTTTATAACGGGACAATAAGACTCAAAAAATTAAGGCTAGTTATGAAGTGTGTAAAAAATTTATTCACAGCTTGAGAAATCTAAACTTTTAAGGATTGTAGCATTTATGAAGTGACAGAAATCATATTAaaccatatatacatatatatatatatatctgcagTGTACAAATATCTTATAATAAAGCATATTACAAGAACTGAAAATACGGAACTCAATTTTTTTCAGCAACAAATGCAAtgtatgaagaaaaaaaatctgtaaagtATTATGAATGGTAAAATCTGTTTTTTAGTATAAACATAAAATGCGCAGAAAAAGAAATCGAACGATGATCTTGGTATGCATTAGTTAAtttttttacatatatacataacttTACTGTGGCTGACCTCTTCAAACCCATAACTGGAGATGTGAATGAGTAAACGATAAATATTCTGCATCAAAGAATCATAACCTATAAATTAATCTATAAAAGAGTTAATGAATCAACGTGGCAGCAATAAAATTTGTTACAGAACAGCAAGGACACAAGTGCCAAGCACAAGCCTACCAAGTAGAATATATGTTTTTATTAGTGTATGTATTTTAGTGGTTTTAGAAACCACtattgctttgctagcaaagagGCGAGAGATGTTCAGCTTTTAATCAGCAGCTGGCAGCTCTAGTTAATTTTGTCAGTCCTTGGAAACCCATTAAGATCAGATTTGAGTAGTACTTGGGACAAACATTCCAGTCAGTATCATAGCTatagtctaaaccagtgtttttcaaccagtgtgccgcggcacactagtgtgccgtgagacatggtcaggtgtgctgtgaagctcagagagagaaagaaaatgagagagagcaagagagagagaaagaaaacagagaaagaagagagagaaagaacaagagagagagaaagcaaacaagagagaaagaaaacagaaagagagagagaaataaagcaagagggaaaaagaaagaacgagagagagaaagaaagaacaagagagaaagaaagaaagaaagagggagggaaggtgggagagagaaagacatagagagaggtagggagagagaaagagcaaaaaagaggaaggaagagagaaagaaagagggaaggagagacaaaaaagagaaagagaaagagggagggagagaaatagagcgaaagggaggaagagagagagaatttttttgtccaaactttttttagctgcccccccccatccccactcaatgtgccccatggttttgtaaatgtaaaaaatgtgccccggctcaaaaaaggtttaaaatcactggtctaaactgAGAAGTgggaaaatatattggaagaaaaCTCATGCAACTTCTATagtgttgcaaaatcaaaaacgTGGGTGAGTGGGATAAAGTaactcttgggttttttttttccatatcCATCAAGATTGGTTTGTTTTTGGGTCAATTTTGACTTGAAggaaatttttaaaacaaaataaataatttttcagtATTGCAGTTCTGGTTTTCCTTTCTACTGTAGCAGCAGCTGCTATAAGCCATCGCATCGTCTATGTGTGTCTATGGGATTTCATTGTTAATGCATTGCAAGAATACTCTTGTTAGGAAACTTAAGAGCATGACTAGTAGAACAAAATGAAGTCCAACAACTCAAAGAGGTGTGGAAGTAAATACTTCTGCTCCCTGATTTACAGTACTGTATTGCTACACTCTGAAAATGATTATGAATCATGGTACTGTACTTGTGAAAGAGACATGTCTGCTTTATCATACAAATGTAAACCATCATTCCAAAGCAGTTTTTGTCTCATCAGAAAAACAGCTTTATGAGAAGAGTTTTCTAGTCtcaattagatttagattagatttattggatttatccgagtctgcggagaggggcggctcacaacaatggtgaagaacaatacatagtaacaaatctaatatttaaaaattagattttcCATGGTTAGAACCAATTACGTACAAAGATTTCTGGGGGTAAAGGTGCGGATTAAAGCATACTGATAACATTTTGGAATGATGGTGTTATCACTATCATTTTCAGAAGCTATTAAATCTGATaaacttaatttaattaaatgacAACAATGGAATGTTTCACCTACTTCAGATATACTTTGATTGGAATGTGCATTGATTCAGCCACAGTATCCATGCAATCTCTATTTTACAAATGAGAAGACCACTAAATTCCAATAATTAGGCAATATTAATTTTacacaatttaaaaattaagtaCCGTAACTAATTTGtattagaaaatttaaatttgGAAGAACAGGGGAACCTTAAAAACACAAACCTGCGTTTTGGTATCCAACATTTTAAATGAAAGATGTCTTCAATGCTTCCAAATTTCTGTAGTTACATGGGTCATTACTGCCATGATCATTTTTATTCATAATGCTTtagctttttaaataaaatgcttTCAAATGTAAGACATTGTGCTTGAGATTTAATCTCGGTAAAACATCAGGAggaataaagggaaaaaaaatacatcccaaagtttatttaattttaaaaacaaattgaactgaaaaaaaagtaaaacTGTTAGGGATGCTTTAGCTGAATAGCAGAAAATGAAGTTTGCTTTCACCATGTCCAATCCTCAAGATTTCCAGATAAATCTAGGAATTGCTTGAAATACCAGAGGACTGGGAAAGTAGTGCCAATGCTTGGAGCATTGGGCTATATGGATCAACAGACTCAATGTAATGCAACATTCAATGTTTCTTGGGAAGCCATAGCCGAATTCCTATTCCTAGTTTCATACTTGAAGTACAAAAGTGCTGATCAGATTTCCTGCTAAAATTATGCTAGTGAAGGTATAGTGGTACtttggtactcaactgctttgaaatattaaatttggtactcaatgcattttgatgTGAAAAATTTGTCCTGGTACTCATAATTTGGTACTCCACgcacaagctagaacttgtcTGTGTTGGCTGCTTTGTGTCTCACTATATTATTCCTAATGGGAAAAATCAATCTGGTACTCATAACACCTCCCAGAATCAATTCATGgtaagtatcactgtatttaaagaaggaaaaaaacccaaaaaagacTGAAATAGGAcaattgattaaaacatttaagCTGTAACACTATATTTAATGTAAGTGCTGTATGCTTAAACCTAAAAATAGAGATAATAGAATCATTCAAGTATAAACATTTAAAAGGTAGATTATAAAAATTGCACTTAACAATTCAGTTCAGATAGCAAACCACATTGTTAGCAAACCATATTGTTTAATGAACATAAAATAATGtagtttccttttttttaaatagaaatttgGAGCTCAGTCACCAAGAGCAGTCATGGTATCATTTCCTTATTGTAAAAGGAAgctttgcagcagcagcagcagcagataaCAAGATTGTGCACAATACAGGTTTGTAGGTTTTCCAACTTCAACCGTTTTGCTAGGCACCCACTGGCCAATTTCATTATCTCACTTGTTGATCCACATCAGAAGTTTTTTGGTCTGTTGCAGGAAGTTCTAAAACGGGATTTACAAATCCAGCATACTCCGAATTGCCGTTATCATCCATTTCTGCACTAACGAAGTCATTCTCCCATTCCAAACCAGTAGAATCATCAGATGTAGATGTTGGGTTGCTTCCAGTTTTTTTGCCATTGAATTTCAAGGCTGCCCGGAGAATATCTTCTTCAGTTTTTGAACGTTCTCTCAAAGGGATCATTCTGTTTATACCTGccattgaaaaaaaatgtttttagaaacatagaagactgacggcagaaaaagatctcatgatccatctagtctgcccttatactatttcctgtgttttatcttacgatgaatatatgtttatcccaggcatgtttaaattcagttactgtggatttaccaaccacgtctgctggaagtttgttccaaggatctactactctttcagtaaaataatattttctcatgttgcctttgatctttcccccaactaacttcagattgtgtccccttgttcttgtgttcactttcctattaaaaacacttccctcctgaaccttatttaaccctttaacatatttaaatgttttgatcatgtccccccttttccttctgtcctccagactatacagattgagttcattgtctttcctgatacgttttatgcttaagaccttccaccattcttgtagcctgtctttggaccccgttcaattttgtcaatatctttttgtaggtgaggtctccagaactgaaccacagtattccaaatgtggtctcaccagcgctctatataaggggatcactatctccctcttcctgcttgttatacctctagctctgcagccaagcatcctacttgcttttcctactgcccgaccacactttAATAAGACTCCTTGACCCTAACCTTAATCTTGGAATCCTTAAAAGTTGTCTTTTCATGATTCTTAGGTTTTATTTAGATACATCCTGAATCAAATAACTAcaatttattttgcaaaatatCTAATATTGGGAGAAAAATCCGTGTAGCAGTCAGGAAATAATATAGTACTTCAAACATTTAATACATCAGTATTGCAGAAATGTTTATGGAACAGAATCCACTTCACCAATAGCCAAGTTTATTGTGGTTTCAAAATTCAGCTTTCAAACAAGCTTTAGACAAAACTTGTGATGAGGaatattttaagaaaatccatcaatcaatccatTTTATTTACAGCCAAAAAGCCAAATGAGTAAGTTACAAACTCAATCtaaattgatatacagtgataccttgtcttacgaacttaattggttccacgaagaggtttgtaaggtggaaagttcgtaagacgaaacaatgtttccccataggaatcaatggaaaagcgattaatgcgtgcaagcccaaaattccccttttgccagccgaagcatccgtttttgcactgctgggattctcctcaggtacccctccatgggaaaccccaattccggacttccatgtttttgcgatgctgcaggggaatcccagcaggggaatcccagcaggggaatcccagcatcgcaaaaatgggcgcttcactggcaactgaagtccggaggtggcgtttcccagcgagggaagcctcagcgaaatcgcagcatcgcaaaaacaccgaagcccttgaaaccccacctccggactttggtgtttttgcgatgctgcgattttgctatgacaaacatagaaacatagaagtctgacggcagaaaaagacctcatggtccatctagtctgcccttatactattttctgtattttatcttaggatggatggatgtttatcccaggcatgtttaaattcagttactgtggatttacctaccacatctgctggaagtttgttccaaggatctactactctttcagtaaaataatattttctcatgttgcttttgatctttcccccaactaacttcatctCAGTCTTTTAAAATCCCACCTAGTTTATTTTTCTGCAGCTGTTGTCTTAACCAGCCTATAAAAAgacatttgaaaactattttgtattaattttaaCATTAACTTTATTACACAAGtctacttttattaatatttttattaatattgcttcttcattgcttatttgacccctatgacaatcattaagtgttgtatcacatgattcttgacaaatgtatattttattttatgtacgttgagagcatatgcaccaagacaaattccttgtgtgtccaatcacacttggccaataaaaattctattctattctactttcccTTACCTTCAATGCATTCATTTTTTCTTGTGTGATTATATATAAGCAACTATCCCAAAAATACTTGTAGTTCTCAAGATCCATAGAACGTTCATCACAAGAGTTTGGGAAACTCAATTTTTGCCTGATTAAATTAACTCAGGTATTTCAAAATGTATATCACTTGCCCAATGCTTATGTACATGCAAATCCTCAATCCAGTTTAAGTTTACCTATTGCAATTTCTCCTTTATTCATGCTTCCCTCAGATGGATTGGAAATCTAGACAGCTTATGAAATTTCAAAAGCAATAATGCAGTTTTGATTTTGAAAACCCAACAGTGTCCACTGTGTTGAATTAGTTTTGGATCACATTAGATCAATTAAACAATTATTATAGGATAGAACATATACCTTCTTCATCTTCCCATTCTAAATCTAAGGAATTACTATCATCGTTTCCACTTGTAGATTTGGTTTTGGTCATTAAATCACAACTGCTTTCTGTATTTGGTGTAAGAACAGTGGCATCTGATGAAAGtcctgcaattaaaaaaaaaattaaacgtacttgaacagaagaagagagaatagaagggaaaggagaaataaTTCCTCATTTGCACAGaaaaaaatctcattttttaagaatttattttagaaagtaatgggatttttagtaaaataaattatttacaacattatttttcatttttttcaatcaTAATAAACAGTTAAATAAACATTTTAGGCATATTAATGTTTAGTCAACAAATGGACTGGAATGCCTGAAAACAAAACTTGGTTCCACAGGAACGTCTGACAAAGGAAAACAATCTTTACTCGCTAAAGCCATTTATAGTTTCCAAAAATTAACTATGGATGTGTTGGATCACGTTAAGTTCTAGTTCAGCTGATTTATTACTCATGtctatagcacttagatttatataccacttcatattgctttatagcactctctaagcagtttataaaatcagcatatcaccccaacaatctgggtccccaattgtagcaatcctgaaaggagggaaggctgagtcaaccttgaaatggtcaggatcaaactcctggcagtgggcagaatcaatactgcattctaaccacagcgcCACCATGGTTCagaatctagtcaactaatgATCAGCACTAAATTGGTGGTAGACAACAGTTAATGGAAATTAAGAGTGGGCTAGACTTGGACCACTCATGagaatgtacagtagtacctctagatacgagctgctctacatgcgagtatttcaagatacgagccacaaagggagagacatttctgttctagttccgagctcaaattcgggatacgagccgagcgtccactaggtggcgcaagaatccttgcttttggttatctcagaggggaaaaacaacttgttccagatatgagttacctcgagatacaagctcccttatggaacgaattatgctcgtaccTAGGGGCACTACTGTACTATTATAGGATGAGTCCTCTCTTGATCCTGACaagctctgtctgttgctcttccATATCATGGGGCTAGGTAACCCCCTCGGAGACGATATAGGAACTACAATGGAATCTGAAAACATACATTATCTCTCTATCATTTTATTCTTTGTAAAATAAGCAGATACAGTACATAAAGACTCCTAAATAAGGAAAATAATGATGTCTTTCGGAAGTAAGGAGGCATTAGTTGTTTCAAAAGGAATGGAATGGTTGCAATTCGTAGTCATATAAGACATCATAGGCTGTTTTATGTTCACTGACATGTTGGTAAAAATAGCAAATTACAAACGGAGACattatagaaatatatatataggaaacttACTACTAGTGCGGAAAGCTTCATATGGCTGTTTTACATTTCTCAAATAAGAATCCAAGTCTTCTTCTACCATAGAACTGTAAAAATAACAAGTAGGCCTAAGTTCAGAGAAATATTTTCGAAATGGAAACAGGTCTACTATGGTGACAAAAtgtattaactttttaaaaaaataataatttttatttacatatatacatgtattAACTTTTATGCTGCATAAATGACTGCCAAAAATTCATTTATGGATGATCATAAGTAGAACTGAAAAGTTTATCTAATACAATTGGATTTCTAAAAAAGATGGCATTAGCTATTTTCGGTGAAACATGTAAGGTACATAATTCTACTATTTGAAATTCAAGTTTTAAATAGTTTTCGACTCTACTGCTTATTTAAAGTTCTTCCACATTAGTTGTTCCTCTTACCTTTGGGCATCTCCAGGATTTGCTTTCTCAATTATTCTCTGCAACTTTTGTTGctaacaaaaataagaaaaaaaagaaacaaccactTAATGATGAGATCCTCCAAGTTAAGAGCATAAACAATATTATCATAGCATATCAATTTCTAGGGTCAGTACTCAACAAAATAACATGTCTGTTTGCACTCCATGTCTGATTCAGTAGAACCTCTAGTCACGAATGCTTCTGACCACGACCAAATCAGATGATGACCACAAATTTTGCAAAATGTTTGCATCTGTCCACCAACAAATATTTGGTTGGCAATCATACACACTGCGATGATTTCCCCTTTTGCACAATTTTTTTCCTATCTGCATGTGCACTTGGTCTCGCTTCCAGTTGTGACCATGGAATCATGAAATCATGGAATGGATTGTGGTCGAGACCATAGGTTCTATTGAATATTGTTCCTCATTAACACTGGAATGCATTTATGTTATGTGAATAAAAGTAATATAGACTGTCAAAAGTTATCATATCGGACAATTCAAATATGAGGGTGAGATAAAAATATCCATTGTTTTAATTTCACttgtaaataaacaaaaataattttcatATCTCTGACAATTCTACCTTATAACAAATTAAGAATTAGAGAATTTAATCCAAGACAGTTAACCTGATGCTGAGATCATACATCAACGCATTTTTGAAAATACTGTACGATGAGGGCAAAATAAATGCCTGCTTTTGAAAGTGTAGAAAAAAGAATATTAAGACATTTCTTTACTTGAAAAAATGTATTTGGATATTTAAACACAACATTTCTTTAATTAAGTAAAAGCAGCTTAATATGTGGAACTGTTGTAGCAAGTAATCATTCAATTCACTTTTAGGAATGGGCTGTTAGTATCTTCAGTAAAGGAGCCTTCAAAACAATGAAACATCTCTCACTTTTTTCTATAGGGCACAATCCAAGAAGCTATTTCAGATACCTGagcatagtattttttttttacatatatgtGCACCTTCCATTGTTATTTATTCTGTAGCCTTTCACATagcaaatatatacagtgataccttgtcttacgaaccccttgtcatacgaacttttcgagatagaacccggggtttaagatttttttgcctcttcttccgaactattttcaccttacgaacccgctgctgccgctgggatgccccgcctctggacttccgttgccagccgaagcgcccatttttgcgctggtgggattccccctgaggttcccctccatgagaaaccccacctccggattttgcaatgctgcaggggaatcccaccagcgcgaaaatggGCGCTTTCCCCAGGGGCAAAACCATATCTTCAGGGACTTGTGAAAGAGTGTTAGTGGAGATAAATCAAATCTCTGCAGGGATGACATTCCAAAGGGAGgactacaatgttccctcgatttttgtggcttcgaacttcgcgaatagcctataccacggtttttaaaaaaatattaattaaaaaatactttgcggtttttttcctataccacggtttttcccacacaatgacatcatatgtcatcgcaaaactaataatttttgcaaataaataacaacaaaaataattattgttaataaataaatatgtttataaatatcaggatcactaagtgtcttattcaatggtgagtaccagtaataatggtgagtaaatg
This DNA window, taken from Erythrolamprus reginae isolate rEryReg1 chromosome 7, rEryReg1.hap1, whole genome shotgun sequence, encodes the following:
- the AP1AR gene encoding AP-1 complex-associated regulatory protein isoform X1, which codes for MGNSWAAQWCCWVFPRREAGRLQRGGGSKYFRTCSTGEHFTIEFENLVESDEGESPGSNQRPLTDEEISALQERQYNSIADKQKTLDDKLQSELAIQEEKLRIEEETLYAAQRERARAAKQRKFLEQQKLQRIIEKANPGDAQSSMVEEDLDSYLRNVKQPYEAFRTSRLSSDATVLTPNTESSCDLMTKTKSTSGNDDSNSLDLEWEDEEGINRMIPLRERSKTEEDILRAALKFNGKKTGSNPTSTSDDSTGLEWENDFVSAEMDDNGNSEYAGFVNPVLELPATDQKTSDVDQQVR
- the AP1AR gene encoding AP-1 complex-associated regulatory protein isoform X2; protein product: MGNSWAAQWCCWVFPRREAGRLQRGGGSKYFRTCSTGEHFTIEFENLVESDEGESPGSNQRPLTDEEISALQERQYNSIADKQKTLDDKLQSEQQKLQRIIEKANPGDAQSSMVEEDLDSYLRNVKQPYEAFRTSRLSSDATVLTPNTESSCDLMTKTKSTSGNDDSNSLDLEWEDEEGINRMIPLRERSKTEEDILRAALKFNGKKTGSNPTSTSDDSTGLEWENDFVSAEMDDNGNSEYAGFVNPVLELPATDQKTSDVDQQVR